A genomic region of Photobacterium swingsii contains the following coding sequences:
- the cbiB gene encoding adenosylcobinamide-phosphate synthase CbiB — translation MLWVYSSPALFDSVLFTLALLLAAGLLLDAWFGEVRRFHPLIGFGHWANWIERQLNKSTSSPAVGTSEKRCSRMTNTRARGILRGVCAWCLAILPIVLGTYWLFDWLYHVSLYLWLAANVIVLYFTVGKTSLLQHAQWIYRPLVAGDLCTAREKVGWIVSRDTSAMDQYQVTSATVESVLENGNDAVFGAMFWFIIGGAPAAVLFRLVNTLDAMWGYKNDRYRDFGYSAAKLDDVMGWLPARLTGLTYALVGNTKNALHCWRTQAHLCASPNGGVVMTSGAGAINTTIGGPAIYHGIQHDKIFMGQGEKATASAIALACGLVERSAWCWVAALVIIAAL, via the coding sequence ATGTTGTGGGTTTATTCTTCGCCAGCATTGTTTGATTCGGTTTTATTTACGCTAGCACTTTTATTGGCGGCTGGCTTGTTACTAGACGCTTGGTTCGGCGAAGTTCGTCGCTTTCATCCCTTGATTGGTTTTGGTCATTGGGCTAACTGGATTGAACGTCAGCTAAATAAATCGACGTCAAGTCCAGCTGTTGGTACTTCTGAAAAGCGTTGCTCTCGAATGACGAATACGAGAGCAAGAGGCATCTTGCGTGGTGTCTGCGCGTGGTGCTTAGCGATTTTACCTATTGTGCTAGGCACATATTGGCTATTTGATTGGCTCTATCATGTCTCGTTATATCTGTGGTTAGCGGCAAATGTCATCGTGCTGTACTTCACGGTGGGGAAAACCAGTTTATTGCAGCACGCACAGTGGATTTACCGCCCTTTGGTAGCAGGTGATCTCTGTACCGCGCGTGAAAAAGTGGGTTGGATTGTCAGCCGCGATACCAGCGCAATGGATCAATATCAAGTGACGTCAGCAACGGTGGAGTCAGTGCTTGAAAATGGTAACGATGCCGTTTTTGGTGCCATGTTCTGGTTCATTATTGGTGGTGCGCCAGCCGCGGTGCTGTTCCGATTAGTGAATACCTTGGATGCGATGTGGGGGTATAAGAATGACCGCTATCGCGACTTTGGTTATAGCGCGGCAAAACTTGATGATGTCATGGGATGGCTACCTGCTCGGCTAACAGGTCTTACTTATGCCTTAGTGGGGAACACTAAAAATGCGCTTCATTGTTGGCGTACTCAAGCGCATTTGTGTGCCAGCCCTAACGGTGGGGTGGTGATGACAAGTGGTGCAGGGGCAATCAATACCACCATAGGTGGGCCTGCAATCTATCATGGGATTCAACACGATAAGATCTTCATGGGGCAAGGTGAAAAAGCAACTGCATCCGCAATTGCGTTAGCCTGTGGTTTGGTGGAACGCAGCGCATGGTGCTGGGTTGCTGCCTTGGTGATTATTGCTGCGTTATAA
- a CDS encoding phosphoribosylaminoimidazolesuccinocarboxamide synthase: MSLADQVLAVNNDLPIRTDKPVHSGKVRSVYWLTEEDSQRLIKEKGYNVKPDAPLAIMVISDRISAFDCIWHGEGGMKGVPGKGAALNAISNHWFKLFRDNGLADSHILDIPHPFIWIVQKAKPVMIEAICRQYITGSMWRSYEKGEREFCGIEVPEGLTRDQKLPELLITPSTKGILENVPGVPAVDDVNITRKNIEDNFAAFNFKSADDIAYYEKLLKEGFDVISGELEKLGQIFVDTKFEFGYVEDAQGNEKLIYMDEVGTPDSSRIWEESSYRDGKIVENSKEGFRQFLLNYFPDADILLNKDRMDERFALARDNELPESALMALSKTYTDIAEKVTGEKIVLSQNPKAEIVAILREQYGLID, from the coding sequence ATGAGCCTCGCTGATCAAGTTCTTGCTGTAAATAATGACCTTCCAATCCGTACTGACAAACCCGTGCACAGCGGTAAAGTTCGTTCGGTATATTGGTTAACTGAAGAAGACAGCCAGCGTCTGATTAAGGAAAAAGGCTATAACGTAAAGCCTGATGCTCCATTAGCTATTATGGTTATCAGTGACCGTATCTCAGCTTTTGACTGTATCTGGCACGGCGAAGGTGGTATGAAAGGCGTACCTGGTAAAGGTGCAGCGCTTAACGCCATTTCAAATCACTGGTTTAAATTATTCCGCGACAATGGCTTAGCCGATAGCCATATTTTAGACATTCCCCACCCTTTCATTTGGATCGTCCAAAAAGCAAAGCCTGTTATGATTGAAGCTATTTGCCGCCAATACATTACGGGCTCTATGTGGCGTTCATACGAGAAAGGCGAACGTGAATTCTGTGGTATTGAAGTACCAGAAGGCTTAACGCGTGACCAAAAGCTACCAGAATTACTGATCACCCCTTCAACAAAAGGCATTTTAGAGAATGTCCCCGGCGTTCCTGCGGTTGATGATGTAAATATAACCCGTAAAAATATTGAAGATAACTTTGCAGCCTTCAATTTCAAATCTGCCGATGATATTGCGTATTACGAGAAGCTATTAAAAGAAGGCTTTGATGTGATCAGTGGTGAACTTGAAAAGCTGGGTCAAATCTTCGTTGATACTAAATTTGAATTTGGTTATGTGGAAGACGCACAAGGTAACGAAAAACTGATCTATATGGATGAAGTGGGTACACCTGATTCTTCACGTATTTGGGAAGAGTCTTCTTATCGTGACGGTAAAATTGTCGAAAACTCAAAAGAAGGTTTCCGCCAATTCCTGCTTAACTACTTCCCTGATGCCGACATCCTACTTAACAAAGATCGTATGGACGAGCGTTTTGCCCTTGCCCGCGATAACGAGCTGCCAGAAAGTGCATTAATGGCGTTATCAAAAACCTACACAGATATCGCAGAAAAAGTAACGGGTGAGAAAATTGTGCTTAGTCAAAATCCTAAAGCCGAAATCGTCGCGATCCTTCGTGAGCAATACGGCTTGATTGATTAA
- a CDS encoding cobyrinate a,c-diamide synthase, translating into MSSYSCPALVVAAPASGTGKTTVVAALARYFTLQGKKVRVFKTGPDFIDPQFLALASKAPVYQLDFWMCGEAHCRNILAQASQEADLILIEGVMGMFDGQCSSADIAAAFGIPILAVIDAGAMAQTFGAIAHGLASYRQDVDVFGVIANRVGSERHAEMLQESLRSPLTFCGWLPKDMDLALPERHLGLVQASELEDIEARLDHAANVIAASSDVPLPKPIQFELHDDPNTVTGAQKTALSGVTIAVAKDNAFLFLYQANLELLEALGADLVYFSPLTDADLPRCDALYLPGGYPELHLDALHANQVLIAQIQQHVQQGKPCVAECGGMLYLNKTLTAAVASEAESSCLSFPVSMCGVLNAHSTMQSKLAALGIVEAAFALGTLRGHTFHYSMTTSEEEVLTQPVSQYGRKTDPVWTKGATTASYIHWYFPSNPDVVVWLFTRKVA; encoded by the coding sequence ATGAGTTCATATTCATGCCCCGCGCTGGTCGTGGCAGCACCGGCATCAGGCACAGGGAAAACCACTGTTGTTGCTGCATTGGCGCGTTACTTTACGCTGCAAGGCAAAAAGGTACGGGTATTTAAAACAGGCCCTGATTTTATTGATCCGCAGTTTTTGGCTTTAGCTTCTAAAGCGCCTGTTTACCAATTGGACTTTTGGATGTGTGGTGAAGCGCATTGTCGCAATATACTGGCTCAAGCATCGCAAGAAGCGGATTTGATCTTGATTGAAGGCGTGATGGGAATGTTTGATGGCCAGTGCTCTAGTGCAGATATTGCCGCAGCTTTTGGCATCCCTATTTTAGCCGTGATTGATGCTGGTGCAATGGCCCAAACTTTTGGTGCGATTGCACATGGGTTAGCCAGCTACCGTCAGGATGTTGATGTGTTTGGTGTGATTGCAAACCGCGTTGGTTCTGAGCGCCACGCTGAAATGCTGCAAGAAAGTTTGCGGTCACCGCTGACATTCTGTGGTTGGTTACCAAAAGACATGGATTTAGCTTTACCTGAGCGTCACTTAGGCTTGGTGCAGGCCAGCGAGTTGGAAGATATAGAAGCAAGATTAGATCATGCAGCCAATGTGATAGCTGCTAGTAGTGATGTGCCTTTACCTAAGCCAATCCAGTTTGAGCTACATGATGATCCAAATACTGTCACGGGCGCTCAAAAAACAGCACTTTCTGGTGTGACAATTGCGGTTGCAAAAGATAACGCTTTTCTGTTTTTGTATCAGGCAAACCTTGAGCTTTTAGAAGCTTTGGGCGCTGATCTGGTTTACTTTTCTCCCCTCACAGACGCCGATTTACCGCGCTGTGATGCTTTATATTTACCGGGCGGCTACCCAGAACTTCACCTTGATGCATTACATGCTAATCAGGTACTCATTGCGCAAATACAGCAGCATGTTCAACAAGGTAAACCATGTGTCGCAGAGTGCGGTGGTATGCTTTATCTCAATAAAACGTTAACAGCGGCGGTAGCATCAGAAGCAGAATCATCTTGCCTTTCCTTCCCCGTTTCTATGTGTGGGGTGTTAAATGCACACTCGACAATGCAGTCTAAACTGGCAGCATTAGGCATAGTTGAAGCAGCCTTTGCTCTCGGCACATTGCGTGGACATACCTTCCATTATTCAATGACCACATCAGAGGAAGAAGTGTTAACGCAACCTGTTAGTCAGTATGGTCGTAAGACAGATCCTGTGTGGACGAAAGGGGCAACTACAGCGTCTTATATCCATTGGTATTTTCCTTCGAACCCTGATGTCGTGGTGTGGTTGTTTACGCGAAAAGTAGCGTGA
- a CDS encoding cobalamin biosynthesis protein — translation MKIAIYAITLHGAKQAQRLAKTLPFATVFVSDVGQEVFQQNEAQAERLTLPLSNFMAQRFSEYDHHICFFATGIVSRMIAPLMVDKRTDPGVICIDDHAYFVIPMLSGHRGGANALACRVAELLAATPVVTTASDVAGSLSVDMLGAAFGWQLAPECEQAITSVSAAVVNEKPVLIVQRAGQQNWWREKRSMPANLICHPKLAATQLATISPEVWDGLVLICDQKIPEGYADWQSKCVLWRPKSLVLGIGCDRNTPAHVIKQGLQTFLDEHNLAAESVAALSSIALKADEAGIHAISQRQQTPFVTFEASQLADVEGIENPSEFVKKITGVSSVAEAAALKKSGSNRLLVPKWKYKQDGFNMTLACARIPADEAMAKKKWKNWLGEHCHINAHGNEVVKGYQCKPKHVDLNRPMLYHRHHVLVCEGGRCAKEGSRNLAHHLRTYLKTLGLSEGENRIKISRTHCAGTCRNRAALVIYERLASHETPINNGLWLRNIDALTEENWQQLFLALKTRTPLQQVLAEGFFAPIEDAQIEQCQ, via the coding sequence GTGAAAATAGCCATTTATGCCATCACACTTCACGGTGCTAAGCAAGCGCAGCGATTGGCAAAGACCTTGCCATTTGCCACTGTGTTTGTATCAGATGTTGGTCAAGAGGTGTTTCAGCAAAATGAGGCACAAGCTGAGCGTTTAACCTTACCTTTGTCGAATTTTATGGCGCAGCGTTTCAGCGAGTATGACCATCATATTTGCTTTTTCGCCACAGGGATTGTGAGCCGCATGATAGCCCCTCTAATGGTGGATAAACGCACCGATCCTGGGGTGATTTGTATTGATGATCATGCCTATTTCGTCATTCCTATGCTGTCTGGGCACCGAGGTGGCGCGAACGCTTTAGCATGTCGTGTTGCAGAGCTGTTAGCGGCGACACCCGTGGTTACAACTGCATCTGATGTGGCTGGGAGTTTATCGGTAGATATGCTAGGTGCCGCGTTCGGCTGGCAATTAGCCCCTGAATGTGAGCAAGCTATTACATCTGTCTCTGCTGCTGTAGTAAATGAAAAACCTGTTTTGATAGTACAGCGCGCAGGGCAACAGAATTGGTGGCGTGAAAAGCGCTCCATGCCGGCTAATTTGATTTGTCATCCGAAATTGGCAGCGACCCAATTAGCGACCATCTCACCCGAAGTATGGGATGGTCTGGTATTGATTTGCGATCAGAAAATACCGGAAGGGTATGCAGATTGGCAAAGTAAGTGCGTGCTGTGGCGACCAAAGTCCTTGGTTCTAGGGATAGGTTGCGACAGAAATACCCCAGCCCATGTAATTAAGCAGGGCCTACAAACTTTTTTAGATGAACATAATTTAGCGGCAGAATCTGTGGCTGCGTTGTCCAGTATTGCGTTAAAAGCCGATGAAGCGGGTATTCATGCGATTTCTCAGCGTCAACAAACCCCCTTTGTTACTTTTGAAGCGTCGCAATTAGCGGATGTTGAAGGTATTGAAAACCCTTCTGAGTTTGTCAAAAAAATCACGGGTGTATCGTCGGTTGCGGAAGCCGCGGCACTGAAAAAATCAGGATCGAATCGCTTATTAGTGCCTAAGTGGAAGTACAAGCAAGATGGCTTCAACATGACCTTGGCCTGTGCGCGTATTCCTGCTGATGAAGCCATGGCTAAGAAAAAGTGGAAGAACTGGTTAGGTGAACATTGCCATATAAATGCACATGGCAATGAAGTCGTCAAAGGGTATCAATGTAAGCCAAAGCACGTTGATTTAAATCGCCCTATGCTATACCACCGCCACCATGTACTGGTATGTGAAGGTGGTCGCTGCGCTAAAGAAGGTAGCCGTAATTTAGCTCATCACCTAAGAACTTACCTGAAAACATTAGGGCTAAGTGAAGGTGAAAACCGCATTAAAATCAGCCGTACTCATTGTGCGGGCACATGTCGCAATCGCGCTGCTTTGGTGATCTATGAGCGTCTAGCAAGCCATGAAACGCCGATTAATAATGGCCTTTGGCTACGCAATATCGATGCATTAACAGAAGAAAATTGGCAGCAACTCTTCCTCGCGCTGAAAACGCGAACACCATTGCAACAGGTATTGGCTGAAGGCTTTTTTGCACCGATAGAAGATGCACAGATTGAACAATGCCAATAA
- the cobI gene encoding precorrin-2 C(20)-methyltransferase has protein sequence MIKQLGKLYAVGVGTGDSELLTLKAHRLISTVDVVAFPEKDKGSQASFAHQIVSGAVQDEEIQGEKLFLHFPMSRDPQINIPAWREAALSLIARLQQGKDVVFATEGDPSVYSTWAYIQEELQELLPQLEIEIVPGITSVTAIPAQTQIPLADGQERFCVVPATWGLSCLPRLVEEFDTIMLIKAGRIVPQLTALLESMDMLACATYVSHATTDKQEVYQDLRDVPEGHRYFSMVQLSVRSRRGVLRGTSVEQDSTDQSVQQASVEQAPAQQISVQQIKASSLAKESAA, from the coding sequence ATGATTAAACAATTAGGCAAGCTCTACGCTGTAGGGGTGGGAACTGGCGACAGTGAACTACTGACATTAAAAGCACACCGATTAATCAGCACAGTGGATGTTGTGGCGTTTCCTGAAAAGGATAAAGGCTCGCAGGCGTCTTTTGCTCACCAGATCGTTTCAGGTGCGGTACAAGATGAAGAGATCCAGGGTGAAAAGCTGTTTTTACATTTTCCAATGAGCCGTGATCCGCAGATCAATATTCCTGCGTGGCGTGAAGCGGCACTGTCGTTAATTGCGCGCTTACAACAAGGTAAAGACGTTGTTTTTGCAACAGAAGGCGACCCTTCGGTTTATAGTACTTGGGCCTATATTCAAGAAGAGTTACAAGAATTACTGCCACAGCTTGAGATTGAAATTGTACCGGGTATTACCTCGGTCACGGCTATTCCTGCTCAAACTCAAATCCCTTTAGCTGACGGGCAAGAGCGTTTTTGTGTGGTGCCTGCCACTTGGGGATTATCGTGCTTACCGCGCTTAGTCGAAGAGTTCGATACCATCATGTTGATCAAAGCAGGCCGTATTGTTCCTCAGTTAACTGCGCTACTGGAAAGTATGGATATGCTCGCTTGTGCCACTTATGTGTCGCATGCCACAACCGACAAGCAAGAAGTGTATCAAGACTTGCGCGATGTACCTGAAGGCCATCGTTATTTCTCTATGGTGCAGCTTTCAGTGCGATCTCGTCGTGGTGTGTTGCGCGGCACGTCCGTAGAGCAAGACTCGACTGATCAATCAGTTCAGCAAGCATCAGTCGAGCAAGCCCCTGCTCAACAAATCTCAGTTCAGCAAATCAAAGCCTCATCGTTAGCCAAGGAATCTGCTGCGTGA
- the cobM gene encoding precorrin-4 C(11)-methyltransferase, which yields MTVFFIGAGPGDPDLITVKGARLVERCPVILYAGSLVPKAVIERAKPDAKVFNSADMDLDAITKVYTDAFANGEDVARVQTGDLSIYSSLAEQVRRLDALGIDWQVIPGVSSFQASAAALGQELTLPEKCQTIILSRASGRTPVPDKENLKSLAAHEATLCLFLSATLIRKVVRELSEVYPISWPVAVVEKASHPEQRIIRGTLADIADKMHDANIRSTAMIIVSKVLGEQDFVDSKLYDPTFSHACRKARVVDGDTVNKEG from the coding sequence ATGACCGTCTTTTTTATAGGTGCAGGGCCGGGTGATCCTGATTTGATCACAGTAAAAGGCGCGCGCTTAGTTGAGCGTTGTCCTGTGATCTTGTATGCAGGCAGCTTAGTACCCAAAGCCGTGATTGAACGTGCGAAACCCGATGCGAAAGTGTTTAACTCTGCCGATATGGATCTGGATGCGATCACTAAGGTGTACACAGATGCATTTGCGAATGGCGAAGATGTTGCTCGTGTGCAAACAGGAGATCTTTCGATCTATTCATCGCTGGCAGAGCAAGTACGCCGCTTAGATGCACTTGGTATTGATTGGCAGGTCATTCCCGGTGTGTCGTCATTCCAAGCGTCTGCTGCGGCATTGGGGCAAGAACTCACGTTGCCTGAAAAGTGCCAGACAATCATATTAAGTCGTGCATCTGGCCGAACGCCTGTGCCTGACAAAGAAAACCTTAAATCACTGGCTGCACATGAAGCGACGCTGTGTTTATTTCTGAGTGCAACGCTCATTCGTAAAGTGGTGCGCGAGCTTTCAGAGGTTTATCCAATAAGCTGGCCTGTGGCTGTGGTTGAAAAAGCCTCTCACCCAGAGCAGCGGATCATTCGAGGTACCTTGGCGGACATCGCAGATAAAATGCATGACGCCAACATTCGCTCAACAGCAATGATTATTGTGAGTAAGGTGCTTGGCGAACAAGATTTTGTCGATTCAAAATTATATGACCCTACGTTTTCTCATGCCTGTCGCAAAGCGCGTGTGGTCGACGGTGACACTGTGAATAAAGAAGGTTAA
- a CDS encoding threonine-phosphate decarboxylase produces the protein MLNHGGKLREYASLYQRPLEEWVDLSTGVSPWTYPISHIPAHVWNRLPEDDDGLMEVAQQYYGCESLLPVAGSQAAIMALPRVILSSLIESDCEGEGSCKKDIQIALPQVGYKEHEQAWRKVLTQFPTVNISLAFYHDEPSTELLDSTDVLVVINPNNPTGHYVPANKLHLWQQALAQRGGWLVVDEAFMDLTSEHSLLHSNASAETPLNNCVVLRSVGKFFGLAGARVGFVNAQPKVLEQLQALLGPWTVAGPSRYVLQQALADTFWQQQTCERICAMADKLHQVLSLHFSNKDNAAEVRMTSGILFHTVQIPDAAWWHQALAKQGVLVRLCDEKHAIRFGLPHNDADLQRVNTVLTHIKDNQ, from the coding sequence ATGTTGAATCATGGTGGAAAGTTACGTGAGTATGCGTCTTTGTATCAACGGCCACTAGAAGAATGGGTTGATCTCTCTACTGGCGTTAGCCCTTGGACATATCCTATCAGCCATATCCCAGCGCATGTATGGAATCGTCTGCCTGAAGATGACGATGGTTTAATGGAAGTTGCGCAGCAATATTACGGTTGTGAATCACTCTTGCCTGTCGCAGGTAGCCAAGCCGCTATTATGGCGCTTCCCCGTGTGATCCTATCGTCATTGATTGAAAGTGATTGCGAAGGCGAAGGGAGCTGCAAAAAAGACATTCAGATCGCGCTACCACAGGTGGGTTATAAAGAGCATGAGCAGGCTTGGCGAAAAGTGTTAACGCAATTTCCTACGGTTAATATCTCTTTGGCTTTTTATCATGATGAGCCATCCACTGAGTTGCTAGATAGCACTGATGTACTGGTGGTGATTAACCCGAATAACCCAACGGGACATTATGTTCCAGCCAATAAGCTACACCTGTGGCAACAAGCATTGGCTCAACGAGGTGGATGGCTGGTGGTTGATGAGGCCTTTATGGATCTCACGTCAGAACATTCACTTTTGCATTCTAATGCTTCCGCTGAAACGCCCCTTAATAACTGTGTTGTATTGCGCTCTGTCGGAAAGTTCTTTGGTTTAGCTGGGGCGCGGGTTGGCTTTGTAAATGCTCAACCTAAGGTGTTAGAGCAGCTACAGGCATTACTTGGCCCGTGGACTGTTGCTGGCCCCAGCCGCTATGTTTTGCAGCAGGCATTAGCGGATACATTTTGGCAGCAGCAAACCTGTGAACGAATCTGTGCCATGGCAGATAAATTACACCAAGTGTTGTCTCTGCATTTTTCTAACAAAGATAACGCCGCTGAAGTAAGAATGACCAGCGGGATATTGTTTCATACGGTTCAGATTCCAGATGCGGCTTGGTGGCATCAAGCCCTAGCCAAACAAGGTGTGCTGGTGCGACTGTGCGATGAAAAACATGCTATTCGATTTGGTTTGCCACACAATGATGCTGACTTGCAGCGAGTAAACACAGTATTAACCCATATTAAGGACAATCAATGA
- the cobJ gene encoding precorrin-3B C(17)-methyltransferase produces the protein MAKLTLVGLGPGSIDLVTPAAREAIESADVVAGYKAYVDLIASLIDQQDVIQSGMTREWERAAAAIDAAAEGKSVVLVCSGDSGMYAMAPLVLELLQQRNPELPVVELAIIPGITAANACASLVGAPLGHDSCTISLSDLLTPWEVITKRIEAAAMADFAITFYNPRSKKRKSHIEIAQQILLQHRDPKTPVAVVNAAYRDDQRVMLSTLDSFTSLEFGMNAAVLVGNSNSYYFGDWIVTPRGYKNKYQLETGAVLSGQKRGHALKTSGAPQVETEIQIDAEFQEQTMTEGDRV, from the coding sequence ATGGCTAAACTGACGTTGGTTGGTCTAGGGCCGGGCAGTATTGATCTTGTAACCCCCGCAGCCCGCGAAGCCATTGAATCGGCGGATGTTGTGGCGGGCTACAAAGCCTATGTCGACTTAATAGCCTCTTTGATTGATCAGCAAGACGTGATTCAAAGTGGCATGACGCGCGAGTGGGAAAGGGCAGCTGCGGCGATTGATGCAGCGGCGGAAGGAAAGTCGGTTGTACTCGTCTGTTCAGGTGATTCTGGTATGTACGCAATGGCGCCCTTAGTGTTGGAGCTATTACAACAGCGTAATCCTGAGTTACCCGTTGTTGAGCTTGCTATTATTCCGGGGATCACTGCGGCAAATGCATGCGCTTCGTTAGTGGGAGCACCGCTTGGCCATGATAGCTGTACAATTTCGTTATCGGATCTGCTAACACCTTGGGAAGTGATCACCAAGCGGATAGAAGCGGCTGCAATGGCTGATTTTGCGATCACTTTTTACAACCCAAGATCGAAAAAGCGTAAAAGTCATATTGAAATCGCGCAGCAGATCTTATTGCAACACCGCGATCCTAAAACGCCTGTTGCAGTGGTGAATGCCGCGTATCGAGATGATCAGCGCGTGATGTTAAGCACACTCGACAGCTTTACGTCACTCGAGTTTGGTATGAATGCTGCGGTGCTCGTGGGTAACAGTAATAGCTATTACTTTGGCGATTGGATTGTCACACCACGTGGTTATAAGAATAAATATCAGCTTGAAACAGGGGCTGTGCTGTCAGGGCAAAAGCGAGGACATGCACTGAAAACATCAGGTGCACCTCAAGTTGAAACCGAGATTCAAATTGACGCTGAGTTTCAGGAACAAACTATGACTGAGGGTGATCGAGTATGA
- a CDS encoding sirohydrochlorin cobaltochelatase — protein MKRLRHYNQGTAIVLSCFGSVVEQQRYVKLQQHISERYPDCHVRMATSSKMVIKKLARKGEVCQSLPQVLADLDTQGYQHILVVSCYLFPTDEHLYLTKIVDGFKQFSLSRIGQTPAIMHHSQLATKLLGALHQRFPVDLGCNLYIHHGAPLLDNPGHQAIHYCDSLLTKISKRNFTCSLEGAWPFGLLIDSLTEEMKQACQPLIANGEKPKLRLVPLLLVSGNHFENDLASIKGQLDADFDVQVAEPVQHALGNGFETVNEKFCMLDVPELIEIIEKQIAEGLIKIGAPERALENTCIAEVKHG, from the coding sequence ATGAAACGTTTACGTCATTACAACCAAGGTACTGCTATTGTTCTGAGCTGTTTTGGCTCAGTGGTAGAACAACAGCGCTACGTGAAACTCCAGCAACACATCAGTGAGCGATATCCTGACTGCCACGTGCGTATGGCAACCAGCTCTAAAATGGTTATTAAGAAGCTCGCGCGCAAAGGTGAGGTCTGCCAGAGCCTACCACAAGTGTTAGCGGACTTAGATACTCAAGGCTATCAGCATATTTTAGTGGTTTCTTGCTACCTGTTCCCAACGGATGAGCATTTGTACCTAACCAAAATTGTAGATGGCTTTAAGCAGTTTTCGCTATCACGAATCGGACAAACACCTGCCATCATGCATCACAGCCAATTGGCGACGAAATTGCTTGGCGCACTGCATCAGCGCTTCCCCGTTGATCTAGGGTGTAACTTATATATTCATCATGGTGCGCCGTTGCTGGACAACCCTGGTCATCAAGCCATCCATTATTGCGATAGCCTACTGACTAAAATCTCTAAGCGTAATTTTACCTGCTCTTTGGAAGGAGCGTGGCCGTTTGGGTTACTGATTGATAGCCTAACCGAAGAAATGAAACAGGCTTGCCAACCTCTAATTGCTAATGGCGAAAAACCTAAGCTGCGTTTAGTGCCGCTACTGTTGGTTTCAGGCAATCATTTTGAAAATGATCTGGCCAGTATCAAAGGTCAACTTGATGCGGATTTTGATGTGCAAGTTGCAGAACCGGTTCAACATGCACTAGGTAACGGCTTTGAAACGGTCAATGAAAAGTTCTGTATGTTAGATGTGCCAGAACTGATCGAGATAATTGAAAAACAAATCGCGGAAGGGTTGATCAAAATAGGCGCACCAGAACGTGCGTTAGAGAACACCTGTATCGCTGAGGTGAAGCATGGCTAA